The Aequorivita sublithincola DSM 14238 genome window below encodes:
- a CDS encoding tetratricopeptide repeat-containing sensor histidine kinase produces the protein MNFSIVVGILKKNDKSLHINNPLRFDVMRQFQLILFVLFSGIFSGFSQHGKSKMTEEEFHEMRYEIEKIQTSNKDSVFVLVDDMMKIANSFKDDQILAKALLTKADVRSKYKDQVQAIATINEAIKINKRQNNKAELALCYYILGKCYAQKADHIEATKYYLKAIETTKEKDSVIIVKAYSGLTMVSVAQANYQNGLKYNLLAEKYTTKSTPEELIAHNLMIKGVIYRFLEDFKKADTYLSKAATLFKKINNKFNLASTLNEQSDLYLESDPLKCIDLKLEAKALLDEIAPERSTTAYCLSILGDLYITVATNDSLLKNIKNPIVPKTKIRLFNDAESFYLRALDITKKNNNIQGVSESILYLSILQGLKGDYKNAYENLVVATKMNDSLFSQENKNAIAKLESEKEVGELKAANEKKETFNAILIGSSIALLLILFFAYRNFRNKRKVQNLKISELEKDKQLLTVDAMLKGQEEERSRIAKDLHDGLGGLLSGTKLSFINMKENLILTPENAEQFDKSLSMLDTTIVDLRKVAQNLMPEALVKFGLNEALRDFCNSIQSSSKITVNCQKIGVNRKLNNTAEVFVYRIIQELTNNAVKHSKATEIIVQLALSETKTSITVEDNGIGYENTNLQNKNGSGLDNIEYRVQYLNGTIDTETGLNKGTSVNIELNV, from the coding sequence GTGAATTTTAGCATAGTAGTAGGAATACTCAAAAAAAATGACAAATCTTTACATATAAATAATCCACTAAGATTTGATGTTATGAGACAGTTCCAATTAATATTATTTGTACTATTTTCTGGTATTTTTTCAGGCTTTTCGCAACACGGAAAATCGAAAATGACGGAGGAAGAGTTTCATGAAATGCGGTATGAAATAGAAAAAATTCAAACCAGCAACAAAGATTCCGTATTCGTTTTAGTTGATGATATGATGAAGATTGCCAACTCTTTTAAAGACGACCAAATTCTGGCAAAAGCACTACTAACAAAAGCGGATGTACGGAGTAAATATAAAGATCAAGTCCAAGCTATTGCAACGATTAATGAAGCCATAAAAATAAATAAAAGACAAAATAATAAAGCGGAACTCGCATTATGTTACTATATTTTAGGTAAGTGTTATGCTCAAAAAGCCGATCATATAGAAGCCACAAAATATTATTTGAAGGCGATTGAAACAACGAAGGAGAAAGATTCAGTAATCATAGTAAAAGCATATTCTGGATTAACAATGGTATCTGTTGCTCAAGCTAACTATCAAAATGGATTAAAATATAATTTATTGGCTGAAAAGTATACAACTAAAAGTACCCCAGAAGAACTTATTGCGCACAATTTAATGATTAAAGGAGTTATTTATAGGTTCTTAGAAGACTTTAAAAAAGCAGATACTTACTTGAGTAAAGCAGCAACTTTGTTTAAAAAAATAAATAATAAATTCAATTTAGCCAGTACTTTAAATGAACAATCAGATTTATATCTTGAATCTGACCCGCTAAAATGTATTGATCTTAAACTTGAAGCTAAAGCTCTTTTAGATGAAATAGCACCAGAAAGATCAACAACTGCCTATTGTTTATCCATTTTGGGTGACTTATATATAACCGTAGCAACCAATGATTCACTTTTAAAAAATATTAAAAACCCAATAGTTCCAAAAACTAAAATAAGATTATTTAATGATGCCGAATCGTTCTATTTAAGGGCTTTAGATATTACAAAAAAAAACAACAACATACAAGGAGTTAGTGAAAGCATACTATACTTATCTATACTCCAAGGATTAAAAGGGGATTATAAAAATGCTTATGAAAATTTAGTGGTTGCAACAAAAATGAACGACTCACTGTTTTCACAAGAAAACAAAAATGCCATTGCTAAATTAGAATCTGAAAAAGAAGTAGGTGAGCTAAAAGCGGCAAACGAAAAAAAAGAAACCTTTAACGCCATTTTAATAGGATCGTCAATCGCGCTCTTACTAATATTATTTTTTGCATACAGAAACTTTCGTAACAAAAGAAAAGTACAAAACCTTAAAATATCTGAACTCGAAAAAGACAAACAACTTCTTACGGTTGATGCCATGCTAAAAGGCCAAGAAGAAGAACGAAGCCGCATCGCAAAAGACCTTCACGATGGTCTGGGCGGTTTATTATCCGGAACTAAACTATCCTTTATCAATATGAAAGAAAATCTTATTTTAACTCCCGAAAACGCTGAGCAATTTGATAAATCCCTAAGTATGTTGGACACAACAATTGTAGATTTAAGAAAAGTAGCACAAAACCTAATGCCAGAAGCATTGGTGAAATTTGGTCTTAATGAAGCCTTGCGCGACTTTTGCAATAGCATACAGTCCTCGTCTAAAATCACCGTTAACTGCCAGAAAATAGGTGTTAATCGAAAACTAAACAATACAGCGGAAGTGTTTGTTTATAGAATTATTCAAGAACTAACAAACAATGCTGTAAAACACTCAAAAGCAACTGAAATAATTGTGCAGTTAGCCTTATCAGAAACGAAGACCTCCATAACTGTTGAAGATAATGGCATTGGTTATGAAAACACCAACTTGCAAAACAAAAATGGTAGTGGTTTGGATAATATTGAATATCGTGTTCAGTATCTCAATGGAACCATAGACACAGAAACAGGTTTAAACAAAGGAACCTCAGTAAACATTGAACTCAATGTCTAA
- a CDS encoding T9SS type A sorting domain-containing protein, with the protein MKKAIFLVVIAFITMSVTRAQSLSQVVIASSGATISGASNTLSFTAGESVIGKISNGESLGQGFWQGAIEGVVLSNEDFTLEVQATVYPNPVTNYLNISFKDIEGEVFRIMVYDINGKQIYQKELIGSTSNEILDFSGYSSGMYILNIEQRATKKSKSFKIIKQ; encoded by the coding sequence ATGAAAAAAGCAATCTTTTTAGTAGTTATTGCCTTTATAACAATGAGCGTGACACGTGCGCAGAGTTTAAGTCAGGTAGTAATAGCAAGTTCTGGCGCAACCATTAGTGGAGCGTCCAACACATTAAGCTTTACCGCTGGAGAATCCGTTATAGGAAAAATCTCAAATGGTGAAAGCTTAGGTCAGGGCTTTTGGCAAGGAGCCATTGAAGGCGTGGTATTAAGCAACGAAGACTTCACACTTGAAGTTCAAGCAACAGTATATCCAAATCCGGTAACGAACTATCTCAATATTAGTTTTAAAGATATTGAAGGTGAAGTCTTCAGAATAATGGTTTATGACATTAACGGTAAACAAATCTATCAAAAAGAACTCATAGGAAGCACATCCAATGAAATACTAGACTTTAGTGGATATAGCAGCGGGATGTATATTTTAAACATTGAGCAACGTGCTACCAAAAAATCAAAATCATTTAAAATAATCAAGCAATAA
- a CDS encoding tail fiber domain-containing protein, giving the protein MKTIKTYIAIALSLITFSGMVAQNRIEGGASSNSTNSNRMSALDLINYQAVARDAAGALIKNAAITITFEIIEGVGGPVIFDETQNLNTDANGVFAAKIGEVNSLSGIQWDLFSAYLRVSLNGTNVGETQMVSVPYALFANDTDHASYADSAGTVINGVEELRDLSDAKTAFGTIYIGRDAGLNDDFTTERYNVGLGDEALKSNTTGNRNAAYGYQSLASNTVGSNNTATGIVSLFSNTTGSNNTATGYYAMRDNTTGVNNTATGYYALKSNTAGNSNAVYGFEALKQNTIGSNNTAIGRSALTNNIASNNTAIGHNAMGGAASATGENNTAVGVEALKSLTTGRSNTAIGLSAGSDLTTGDKNIIIGWNAQVANAAGDFQVQMGSSSVTTARIQVPWTITSDRRFKNNIETSNLGLSFVKALKPVFYQRNNDESKKAEYGFIAQEVEATLKEFGATNNGIINVDDAGMYSVRYNDFIAVLTKALQEQQAIIDNLQATVGSQQAIIKDQDSKIESLSASLEQNLIEAKDFDTRLKQLETKL; this is encoded by the coding sequence ATGAAAACTATAAAAACATACATCGCTATCGCCCTATCCTTAATCACATTTTCAGGAATGGTTGCGCAAAATAGAATTGAAGGAGGTGCATCATCAAATTCAACTAATTCAAACAGAATGTCCGCTCTCGATCTTATAAATTATCAAGCAGTTGCACGAGATGCTGCGGGAGCGCTTATAAAGAACGCCGCCATAACCATCACTTTTGAAATAATTGAGGGAGTAGGAGGTCCAGTCATTTTCGATGAAACACAAAACCTAAATACAGATGCCAACGGAGTATTCGCTGCAAAAATAGGTGAGGTTAACTCACTTTCAGGAATACAATGGGATTTATTTTCGGCATATTTACGTGTAAGCCTTAACGGAACCAATGTAGGAGAAACCCAAATGGTGAGTGTTCCGTATGCCTTGTTTGCAAATGATACCGATCATGCTAGTTATGCCGATTCTGCCGGGACGGTAATTAACGGCGTAGAAGAACTTAGAGATTTGTCAGACGCAAAAACTGCATTCGGAACCATATATATAGGAAGAGATGCGGGATTAAACGATGATTTTACCACTGAACGTTATAACGTAGGTCTTGGTGATGAAGCATTAAAATCAAATACAACTGGAAATCGTAATGCAGCATATGGCTATCAATCTTTAGCATCAAATACTGTAGGAAGTAATAACACTGCAACAGGTATTGTTTCATTATTTAGTAATACCACAGGTTCTAATAATACAGCAACTGGATATTATGCTATGCGAGATAATACAACAGGCGTTAATAACACTGCAACGGGCTATTACGCATTGAAGTCAAATACTGCGGGAAACAGTAATGCAGTCTATGGTTTTGAAGCACTAAAGCAGAATACCATAGGAAGCAACAATACAGCTATTGGTAGAAGTGCATTAACAAACAATATAGCTTCCAACAACACAGCAATTGGTCATAACGCAATGGGAGGTGCAGCATCTGCAACTGGTGAAAACAATACAGCTGTTGGTGTTGAAGCACTAAAAAGCCTTACCACTGGACGCAGCAATACCGCAATTGGTCTTTCTGCGGGTTCTGATTTAACAACTGGCGATAAAAATATAATTATTGGCTGGAATGCGCAAGTGGCAAATGCTGCGGGCGATTTTCAGGTGCAAATGGGAAGTTCATCCGTTACAACGGCAAGAATACAAGTGCCTTGGACTATAACTTCGGACCGTCGCTTTAAAAATAATATTGAAACTTCTAACTTAGGCTTAAGCTTTGTAAAAGCTCTAAAGCCAGTTTTTTATCAAAGAAACAATGACGAAAGCAAGAAAGCAGAATATGGGTTTATAGCGCAAGAGGTTGAAGCAACTTTGAAGGAATTTGGCGCAACAAACAACGGGATAATAAACGTTGATGATGCTGGTATGTACAGCGTTCGCTACAATGACTTTATAGCCGTACTTACAAAAGCACTGCAAGAGCAACAGGCAATTATAGATAATCTTCAAGCTACAGTTGGTAGCCAACAAGCAATAATTAAAGATCAAGATTCAAAAATAGAAAGTCTTTCGGCATCATTAGAACAAAACCTTATTGAAGCAAAAGACTTTGATACTAGGTTGAAACAATTAGAAACTAAGCTTTAA
- a CDS encoding ELWxxDGT repeat protein: MKTTITLMTALLLTATITAQNTFELVKDINPSNSAYPKDAVTYNGKLYFYANDGTNGDELWATDGTTTGTILVKDINPGGSSYLPGANPPYFAELNGKLYFNAYNGFDGDELWTTDGTIAGTVMVKDINSGPGDGRPGNFTKYNVKLYFSANDGPNGNEIWRTDGTTAGTNMFKVINPTGNSDPSQFTEYNSKLYFSADDGTNGKELWVSDGFGTNTTMLKNINSSGDSYPRYFTQYNGKLYFNARDANGEELWTTDGTLSGTVMVKDINPGTFSGFPTDFTEYNGKLYFSGTEFANNSELWVTDGTTAGTVMVKEINPGTDGSNPSGFIKYNGKLYFSAKDNASGYELWATDGTEAGTVLVKDISPGADNGSPYFFTKYNGKLYFRAKDLINEKQLWVTDGTTAGTELIRPPIAPNTNPLGDTIEFVEYDGSLYFRANYDSNGNELWKLTTPPLSVEGFATNSFILYPNPVKNILNINTTQPTTLQLYNIQGQLLREIEAGANTQVDISSLASGVYIVMDIIRGTGHKLIKE, translated from the coding sequence ATGAAAACAACAATAACCCTAATGACCGCGCTGCTGCTGACAGCAACCATTACCGCCCAAAATACTTTTGAGCTGGTAAAAGACATTAACCCCTCCAATAGTGCTTACCCAAAAGATGCTGTAACATATAACGGCAAGCTCTATTTTTATGCAAATGATGGTACCAATGGTGATGAACTTTGGGCAACAGATGGCACAACGACTGGTACGATACTGGTAAAAGATATCAATCCTGGTGGAAGTAGCTACCTCCCTGGAGCTAATCCTCCTTATTTCGCCGAACTTAACGGCAAGCTATACTTTAATGCTTACAACGGATTTGATGGTGATGAACTATGGACTACTGATGGCACCATCGCTGGCACAGTAATGGTCAAAGATATAAACTCTGGACCAGGCGACGGTCGTCCCGGTAATTTTACCAAATATAACGTTAAGCTCTATTTTAGTGCAAATGACGGCCCCAATGGCAATGAGATATGGAGAACTGATGGCACTACAGCTGGCACCAATATGTTTAAAGTTATCAATCCTACTGGAAATAGTGATCCTTCTCAATTTACAGAATATAACAGTAAACTTTATTTTAGTGCAGATGATGGCACCAACGGCAAGGAGCTATGGGTGAGTGATGGTTTCGGAACCAACACCACTATGTTAAAGAACATCAATTCCTCCGGAGATAGTTATCCACGCTATTTTACCCAATATAACGGCAAGCTCTATTTTAATGCAAGAGACGCCAACGGCGAGGAACTTTGGACAACCGACGGTACTTTGTCTGGTACAGTAATGGTCAAGGATATAAACCCCGGAACATTCTCTGGGTTTCCTACGGATTTTACTGAATATAATGGTAAACTCTATTTTAGTGGAACTGAATTCGCTAACAATAGTGAACTTTGGGTAACCGACGGTACCACGGCAGGTACGGTAATGGTAAAAGAAATTAATCCAGGGACAGATGGTAGTAATCCATCAGGTTTTATCAAATATAATGGCAAACTCTATTTTAGTGCAAAAGACAATGCCAGTGGCTATGAACTTTGGGCAACCGACGGGACCGAAGCAGGTACAGTATTAGTCAAGGACATTAGCCCTGGGGCGGACAATGGTTCTCCATATTTTTTTACCAAATATAACGGCAAACTCTATTTTAGGGCAAAGGATCTCATCAATGAAAAACAACTTTGGGTTACTGATGGCACCACGGCAGGTACAGAATTGATACGGCCCCCGATTGCCCCCAATACAAACCCTTTAGGCGATACTATTGAATTTGTGGAATATGATGGCTCACTCTATTTTAGGGCAAACTATGATAGTAACGGCAATGAACTATGGAAATTGACCACACCGCCACTCTCGGTAGAAGGGTTTGCCACAAACAGTTTTATACTTTACCCCAACCCAGTAAAGAATATACTGAATATCAACACCACACAGCCTACAACATTACAACTGTATAACATACAAGGACAATTGCTGAGAGAAATAGAAGCAGGAGCAAACACCCAAGTAGATATCAGTAGCTTGGCTTCTGGAGTATATATTGTAATGGACATAATCCGTGGCACTGGTCATAAATTGATAAAAGAATAA
- a CDS encoding endonuclease/exonuclease/phosphatase family protein produces the protein MPFYPNLKIGGSTSDALKLKKMRTSKRLQSLKIALNQHFIASNSTIDSKNSVKIATWNLREFGSGKYKGRDFEPIYYIAEIISHFDIITLQEVRSNLKEFDKLRKLLGPDWDYIATDTTDGSSGNDERMVFVFNRRKVQFTNIAGELTLPADAKIRAAFGERIKLENGIKVNLPAGTLDLSGVYSARLKTTSSGAKKLDADLEIPLPENTILELPLGSSLVIKKNTVVTSPGRGKASVSIPLNNIKGKDFGVRMPENSFDDSFQQFARTPFLISFQTGWLKLNLCTVHIYYGDTTDENKLEQRRSEISALTASLAAKAKGEFKYNDKTFMGVLGDFNILGKGHPTMQALESNDFVIPDQLKSIPGSNVARDKAYDQIAFWKPSRVAGYMRLNIIAANIFDYYEHVFKTEDEAIYRNELGNGLKSTSAYSTWRTYKMSDHLPMWIELKTDFSNEYLEEISKDD, from the coding sequence ATGCCATTCTATCCTAACCTAAAAATTGGTGGAAGCACCAGCGATGCACTAAAACTGAAAAAAATGCGGACCTCTAAAAGGTTGCAAAGTCTTAAGATTGCCCTTAACCAACATTTTATTGCTTCAAATTCAACTATTGATTCAAAAAATTCGGTGAAAATAGCTACTTGGAACCTTCGTGAATTTGGAAGCGGAAAATATAAAGGAAGAGATTTTGAACCTATTTATTATATTGCCGAAATAATTTCGCATTTCGACATTATAACCCTTCAAGAAGTACGCTCTAACCTCAAAGAATTTGACAAACTAAGAAAACTCCTTGGCCCAGATTGGGATTATATAGCAACCGACACAACAGACGGCAGTTCGGGTAATGATGAAAGGATGGTTTTTGTTTTCAACCGAAGAAAAGTTCAGTTTACAAATATTGCTGGGGAGTTGACCCTTCCAGCAGATGCAAAAATACGAGCAGCATTTGGGGAACGCATAAAACTAGAGAACGGAATAAAAGTAAATCTACCTGCCGGAACCCTAGATTTATCGGGAGTTTACAGCGCCCGTTTAAAAACCACAAGTTCTGGAGCCAAAAAACTTGATGCAGATTTAGAGATTCCTTTACCCGAAAACACTATCCTTGAACTTCCTTTAGGCTCCAGCCTCGTTATTAAAAAAAACACAGTAGTAACAAGTCCTGGAAGAGGAAAGGCAAGTGTTTCTATTCCATTAAATAATATAAAAGGTAAGGATTTTGGCGTTCGCATGCCCGAAAACTCTTTTGATGATTCCTTTCAACAATTTGCCCGCACCCCTTTTCTTATTTCGTTTCAGACCGGGTGGTTAAAATTAAATCTTTGCACCGTTCATATTTATTATGGCGACACAACAGATGAAAACAAACTGGAACAGCGGCGTAGCGAAATAAGCGCACTAACCGCTTCTCTTGCTGCTAAAGCCAAAGGAGAATTCAAATATAATGACAAGACCTTTATGGGTGTTTTGGGGGATTTCAACATATTGGGAAAAGGTCATCCCACTATGCAAGCTTTGGAATCGAACGATTTTGTAATTCCAGATCAGCTAAAATCTATTCCTGGCTCCAATGTTGCCCGAGACAAAGCCTACGACCAAATTGCTTTTTGGAAACCATCCAGGGTTGCGGGTTATATGCGTCTGAACATTATAGCCGCCAATATTTTTGATTATTACGAACACGTTTTCAAAACCGAGGACGAGGCAATTTATAGAAATGAATTAGGTAACGGTCTTAAATCCACCTCTGCGTACAGCACTTGGCGAACCTACAAAATGAGTGATCACTTGCCTATGTGGATTGAACTTAAAACTGATTTTAGTAATGAATATCTCGAGGAAATTTCTAAAGATGATTAG
- a CDS encoding DUF4136 domain-containing protein — protein MKALKFLPLLLLFVFASCSTVRVATDFDKEANFNNYKSFAFFKPGIDKAEISDLDKKRILRAIEGNLSTKGMVKSETPDLLVSIFTKERERVDVYNNSFGGGWGWNPWYYGSYYGTSNVSRSTEGTLYIDLIDAKTNNLVWQGMGKADLVNSSMEKKEARINEIVMNILAEYPPGAMKK, from the coding sequence ATGAAAGCACTTAAATTTTTACCCCTGCTCCTGCTTTTTGTTTTCGCATCCTGTTCTACCGTTCGAGTGGCGACAGATTTCGACAAAGAAGCAAATTTTAACAACTACAAATCCTTCGCTTTTTTTAAGCCAGGAATAGACAAGGCTGAAATTAGCGACCTCGACAAAAAACGAATTCTTCGCGCAATTGAAGGCAATCTTTCAACCAAAGGAATGGTTAAGTCTGAAACACCAGATTTACTGGTTAGCATTTTCACTAAAGAACGCGAGCGTGTTGATGTTTACAATAATAGTTTTGGCGGCGGCTGGGGTTGGAATCCTTGGTACTATGGCAGTTATTATGGTACCAGCAACGTTTCACGATCTACAGAAGGAACGCTTTACATAGATTTGATTGACGCCAAAACCAACAATCTAGTTTGGCAAGGAATGGGCAAGGCGGATTTAGTAAACAGTTCAATGGAGAAAAAGGAAGCTCGCATCAATGAAATTGTGATGAATATTTTAGCGGAATACCCGCCGGGAGCTATGAAAAAGTAA
- a CDS encoding urocanate hydratase produces MNFKEQIQQGIPSILPEKKPYDPTINHAPKRKDILSKEEKDLSLRNALRYFDPKHHATLLPEFREELEKYGRIYMYRFRPDYKIYARPIDEYPGKSNQAKAIMLMIQNNLDYSVAQHPHELITYGGNGAVFQNWAQYLLTMKYLSEMTDEQTLAVYSGHPMGLFPSHKDAPRVVVTNGMMIPNYSKPDDWEKFNALGVTQYGQMTAGSYMYIGPQGIVHGTTITVLNGFRKIKKEPKGGLFVTSGLGGMSGAQPKAGNIAGCVTVCGEVNKKATETRHSQGWVDEVISDLDELSKRVKEATSNKETVSIAYDGNIVEVWEKFDEDNIKIDLGSDQTSLHNPWAGGYYPVGLTYEESVEMMASNPEQFKKEVQRSLRRQVEAINKHTAKDTYFFDYGNAFLLEASRAGAAILSEEKGKEFRYPSYVQDIMGPMCFDYGFGPFRWVCASGKPEDLQKTDEIACEVLEELMKNSPKEIQQQMQDNITWIKGAQENKLVVGSQARILYADSDGRVKIASAFNKAIKEGKIGTVVLGRDHHDVSGTDSPYRETSNIYDGSRFTADMAIQNVIGDSFRGATWVSIHNGGGVGWGEVINGGFGMVLDGSNDAQRRLENMLFWDVNNGIARRSWARNGEAVFAIKRAMDNNPQLKVTLPNFVDDNLFT; encoded by the coding sequence ATGAATTTTAAAGAACAAATACAACAAGGTATTCCCTCAATTCTGCCAGAGAAGAAACCTTACGATCCAACCATAAATCACGCTCCAAAGCGGAAAGATATTCTTTCAAAAGAAGAAAAAGATCTTTCGCTCCGCAATGCGCTTCGCTACTTTGATCCGAAACATCACGCCACACTCCTACCCGAGTTTCGTGAGGAATTGGAAAAATACGGTCGTATTTATATGTACCGATTTCGTCCAGATTATAAAATTTACGCACGACCGATTGATGAATATCCCGGAAAATCAAACCAAGCAAAAGCAATAATGTTGATGATCCAAAACAACTTGGATTACTCAGTTGCACAGCATCCGCACGAACTAATTACCTACGGAGGAAACGGAGCCGTTTTCCAAAATTGGGCGCAGTATCTTTTAACAATGAAGTATCTGTCCGAAATGACGGACGAACAAACTCTGGCTGTTTATTCTGGCCATCCAATGGGTTTATTCCCTTCACATAAAGACGCACCAAGAGTTGTGGTTACTAATGGAATGATGATCCCGAATTACTCAAAACCAGATGATTGGGAGAAATTTAATGCCCTTGGCGTAACGCAATACGGCCAAATGACGGCAGGTAGTTATATGTACATTGGCCCACAGGGAATTGTTCACGGTACAACGATTACTGTTTTGAATGGTTTCAGAAAAATTAAAAAAGAACCCAAAGGAGGTCTGTTCGTAACATCAGGATTAGGTGGAATGAGCGGTGCGCAACCAAAAGCTGGAAATATTGCTGGTTGCGTTACGGTTTGTGGCGAAGTGAACAAAAAAGCTACGGAAACCAGACACAGTCAAGGTTGGGTAGATGAAGTAATTTCAGATTTAGATGAACTTTCAAAACGTGTGAAAGAAGCTACTTCAAACAAAGAAACAGTTTCAATAGCTTACGATGGAAACATTGTTGAAGTCTGGGAAAAATTTGATGAAGACAACATTAAAATTGACTTAGGAAGCGACCAAACATCACTTCACAATCCGTGGGCGGGAGGTTATTATCCTGTTGGATTGACGTATGAAGAATCCGTGGAAATGATGGCTAGTAATCCAGAACAATTCAAAAAAGAAGTTCAGAGAAGTTTACGTCGTCAAGTGGAAGCAATTAACAAACATACTGCAAAAGACACCTATTTCTTCGACTATGGAAATGCGTTTCTTTTGGAAGCTTCGCGTGCAGGAGCAGCTATTCTTTCAGAAGAAAAAGGGAAGGAATTCAGATATCCTTCTTACGTTCAAGACATAATGGGACCTATGTGTTTTGATTATGGTTTTGGACCTTTCCGCTGGGTCTGTGCTTCGGGAAAACCTGAGGATCTTCAAAAAACAGATGAAATAGCTTGCGAAGTTTTAGAAGAATTGATGAAAAATTCACCAAAAGAAATCCAGCAACAAATGCAGGATAACATAACTTGGATTAAAGGTGCACAGGAAAATAAATTGGTTGTAGGCTCTCAAGCAAGAATTTTATACGCAGATTCTGATGGACGAGTAAAAATTGCTTCAGCTTTCAACAAAGCAATTAAAGAAGGAAAAATTGGAACTGTAGTTTTAGGTCGCGACCATCACGATGTTTCTGGAACGGATTCACCGTATCGTGAAACTTCAAATATTTATGACGGCAGCAGGTTTACGGCAGATATGGCAATTCAAAACGTAATTGGTGATAGCTTCCGTGGCGCAACTTGGGTAAGCATCCACAACGGCGGCGGCGTTGGTTGGGGCGAAGTAATAAACGGCGGTTTCGGAATGGTTCTTGATGGTAGTAATGATGCACAACGACGTCTAGAAAATATGCTTTTCTGGGATGTAAATAATGGAATCGCAAGACGCAGTTGGGCACGGAATGGAGAAGCTGTTTTCGCAATAAAACGTGCGATGGACAACAATCCGCAGTTAAAAGTTACGCTTCCAAATTTCGTTGATGATAACTTATTCACATAA